AGTAGCTCCATACTGATACTTATTGGTTGAGGATTACCTCATAAAGATTTTATCACACCTTGTTGTGCTGTGAGTACAAGAGACTAAAATCAAACAGAATATACTCTAATGAACCCATGGGGAACCATGTCCTGGACTCAGTACTGCAGTTCAGTTCCAACAACAATAAATGACTTTGTTTATTGTCTCACTTCTCTCAGTATTTTTATGGAAAGTCCTgatttgaaatgacaataaaaaaaggcaaacaaagtttttttttctaagaaGAGAAGTAGCCTAACAGTGATTCTATAGCTTCTGTGGTttaagaaaaaaggacaggtgTAGGTAATGAAACCTAACACGAGTCGAGTGGAATCTAAAATAGGAAATCCCGATTTCTTCACATTAACTATTCCATTATACTGCTACTTACAATctattatatgtatattaataatttgaGAGTTAAAACAATAAAGTATAATTGAACATCTCGATCAAAACTATAATTTAAATTGGAAAATGTACCAGAATAAAGCTTCCTCTTATCAAAGCAGAGACCACATTATAGTCTACCATATTGTCCATATTGGATTAGAGATCTCCTGTATGCTCATGCTGCTACCTCCACCCTTTAACATCTGGACACCATCTATAACAGTGTCATATATGAAAAGAGTCAGATGGTTGTCACTGACATGTAGAAGGCACCAGCAGACCTGTGTTCTCATTTATAAAGCCTTGCTATCTCCAAGTTATTTAACATCACGTGTTGTGCTCAGAGTTAATAACAAAGACACAAGGTCACAGAGCAAGTTGGCTTTAAAACCGCCTCATACAAATTCTGTAGTAGGGAAGACTTTTTTAGGTTACTATGCACCTCACTAATGGAATGAACTGCAACATAGCTTAAAGTTAGAGACACAAGTTGCTCTGAGGGCCTTTACTGGCTGCTTTTCCTCATCATGTTTGTGATTGTTTGTGTCTGAGTCTGTATGATGACTGTTAGTGACTGTGATGTGAATAAATTATCTTATTGTGAtcctgtgtatatgtgtgtaagcTGTTCTCAGGTCTCTGAGAAAGAGAACACTTCTaacaaattatattattatagtgATTTGATcaattttaattcaattttaagcCATGTAGGAATATGATCGAGGATTATATGTGGCCTCAATAAGTGGATTTAGAGGTAGTAAAGCTATAAATTAAGTGGAAAGATAGATTATCACCTTCTTAGTTGAAACCTTGATAACTCAAAATGACAGGAAAGGTGAGACTGTCCTGAATGTGAACCTCTCCCTTTGTTCCTGGTGTGACATTGATCATCTCAGGAGGGGGTACCGTAACCTCCTCCTGTCCTGGTGTCACATGATGCAGCTCTGGTCCTGATGCTGCTGTACCGGGACTCTGTATAGGAAGTGATTAATGCCACACGGTAGCAGGATGAGGAAAAGCAAGGGATCTGTCAGCAGCATTATGGAATATAAAACAACGGGTTGAAAATAGCATCATCTTCTTGAGCAAGCGCAATAGAAAATATAccttttatatgtatttttttaattagtaatgtgagtaaataaatacaaacaataatgtGTAAATCATTACTGCTTGGTTTAATGTGTTGGGAATTAAACTGACTTCCAGGTTCGCATATTATGATTTTGTATGATTAAGGTCATGGAAAACTCCCACGGCTGTACAGTATGAAAAACCTTAACCAAAATTACATCATTCTTGTTCCACACCACAAGTAGCTGAATGGAAAATTAGCTAAATCGGGTTGAACACTGACAGAATGTGACTACAGTGAAAAAAAGATACTGTTCACACTTGTAGCTACAAGAATGGTACAAAAAGgtctgtatttttatgtgtgtgtgtgtgtgtgtgtgtgtgtgtgtgtgtgtgtgtgtgtgtgaatttaagcaggagggaaggagatggCCACACACAATAATGCTACCATGATGCTTAACATTAATATTCACCTAAATACCTTTAATgcaattattatattgttgttttgggtttcaaaaaaaaaacaaaactgtgctAAGCATAAACCTGGAGGTGATCACATGTGATTGTGGTTGCGTGTGTATATCTATCTTCAGCTTATCTCACATAATAATAGTACTGGACAATAGTACTGGATATAATAGTACTGGACCCATCAAACTAACatttttttgtgcacatttatgacTGTATGCCCATGACCCATCTTGGTTCTGGTGATTCACAATTTTCGAAAACTATTTTATAACATAATTCCTAATGAGCCTATAGTAAAGCCCAGGTCAGGACACAGCAAACGGTATTCCTAGCAATCTACTAGGCTAAAATCAAGACTGTTGCAGACCACGCATCGGCATTCATCGTGGCTCAAAAACTGACATCCATAGACAACTCTGGTCTTATCTTGAACTGGAGCATCTACATTCCATACTGAATATCTTATGATCCAATAAAGTTAGGCACAATATGAAATTAATACATCTGTTTGTCTTTATCTTAGCTGACATATTGACCGTAAGGAGGCCCAAGCAGAACAATTGAGTGAGATtcaactgtttgtttttgtttcggAGGTTAGAGGGAGGTGAGGAAGGGTTTTATTTTGTGtagtgtcttaaaacaaaattGTAATAACAAAATGttctaaagaaataaaaaaatttaaaaatagaaaaaatgtttaaattgcgAAGTTTGCACATCTCTTATTATTTATccctttttaaattaatacaaataGACAAACCCAGGATGCTTGGTTTTAGTCACCTAACATTACACTTATCTATGCATCTTAAACAATACTGAGACtacaatagaaaaacaaaatttaGCATACTGGGTGCTCTCTTCTACATAGCTAGCACATATACAGTTCAATGCATATTTTTAGCAACTATAATTGACTGTGTGCAGCTTTAAGACCTCTTCCCGTTTCTCTACGGCATTAATCACCCCTCATACAGAAACGCGCATCATCGTTGATCTGGAAATTCCCTTTTCTGCCATTTAAAAGCCCAGCTGAGTGCAGTGTGAGTCCAGTGCTCTACAAACCGATAAACGAGGCTGTGAGCCAAATTATGTAGTATTTAGTGGAAACAagagaacaataaaaaagaggGCAGGTGTTGCGTGTTTTTTAAATGGGAAATTTGTTGGCCAGCTGGCGTTTCAAGGAGCCGAGCACCGTTGAGGAATGCGACTCGACGTGGGGGTCGGACTCGGAGAGCGACGAGCCGGCGGGTGAAGATGACAGCGGCATCTCCGAGACCGTCAGCCCGGCGGAGAGCGACCGGGCCGCGGGAGTTCCCGGAGACACGTCCCCGCAGGTACAGACGAGGGTTAGCTTTGAACCATTTAGTGCTATTATAACATGTACAGTGTGCCACCGGCTGCGAAATAATATTGACAAGGCCAGGACACAGAAAGGGCAACCGAGCAGCCTCCAGACACCCCGCTGTCATGCTGGGAGAACATACAGCTCAAGCCAAACTTCATTCAAAAATATGTCACTTTTACTAAAACCCTGGTTATAAGACTGTCATGTTGTGAACTTTACTGGGTCGCTTTAAAGTGGCATTCAATTCAACAAATAGTGCTTCATTTAAATAGTTAATGACTGAAATGTCTGATGAATTAACATCAATTGTTTATTATTGCTCCTAAAAGGCTGCGaaaagttaactaaattattacGAGGTGTGGTGTAGTGATGTTAAGCTTGGCATTATAGCTGAGCTTCACACACTATTGTGTTGGTTAATTAGTAAAGAtagtttaatatataatatagccTATTATATACAGTTAATTATTCCAAATATTGCTTTTCTAATTAAAGTTACTCTCTCTGCCTGCTAGATTATGTAGAAAATAAAAGCGCTTCATCAACAATGACCTCAAAattatgtcattatttattattatagtgGACCGGATGGTTGTTATTAAACTACTTCACACAGtttcaaattattaaaatcagcAGGTTGTATCAGGCTGTGGGACTAAttaagaaaagagagaaagttaaGAAATTTCATATGGCATAAAGCTCTATTTTTTCCAAACAGTATCAATATGATGCTTTATACTCCatacactgtacagtatatggtgtagatataatataatatatatatatatatatatatataacaggaTTAGGCCCTGTGTAATACTGTGAGGCTTTCTGACCAGTGTAAGTTAGCATGACCCAGATTTTATTTGAGAATCAGATCTAGTTTCCAGCGTGCTTTTGTAGCGGCTGCACAGCAGCGCTGATGTGAATTGTCCTCCTTTGCTAGAAAGAAATGGATGATGACAGCCCTCGACCTCAAAGCAAAGTCAGTGCTTTCGATACGGCTGAATGGCAGATGAGCGTTTCACTGCATCTGTGAAAAACACTGGATGTGAACAGAATGTCTTTGTTTGAATGTCTTACTTcactctttcattcctttctttctcccttcagcTGACTGACTCTCCGGAATCTGTTCCGAAGATGAAGAGGAGTTTCTACGCTGCCAGGGACCTCTACAAATACCGACACAGTTATCCGGTAcatacaagacacacacacacacacacacgcactgtaACAGGCTCATCATGTAATTATGGTGCCATTTATAGCCAACAATGTGTGATTtctctcatctgtgtgtgtgcagaactTCAGAAAGTCCCGGGAACCCAATGAGTACCGTAATCTGCGCTTCTACATAAACAAGATTCCTCTAGTGCCTGACGGTGAGATCATGTTCACacactctctatctctcactcacacaatcacacacacacacaatcacacacacacactaggcaTGCAGACCTCCTGACTGTGTGGAGAGAGGCAGTGTTGGCTTTGGGATTAGGGAGTTTTGTTTGGCTAAAGGTCATGTTTGACTGTGGAAGAGTAGGAGATTAGTGCATTGATCCAATGTTTAAACACGCTTgcttacccacacacacacacacacacatagtaccTGTGTGACAGCTAATTAGCCACCGTCGTCTTTTCTCAGGTATCTATATCGAGGAGATTCTCACAAAGTGGAGAGGCGACTATGACAAACTGGAGCACAATCACACCTACATTCAGTGGTGAGACATGTCTATTTTAATTTTGATATATATCTTACATGTGACTGCACAAACTTGTCTTAATTAAATGGGTTGTTAATTATATGGTAATTGACTTGTCTGAGCTTCTTTTTCCATCAACTTGTCTGAAAACCTGAAAAACTGAATTCAATCAACTGCAAACCCTCAATCTGATATATAGGAAGTCTTAGCAGGAACCTATAAAGCCAGTGTTTAACTGTTAATCATATGATTtagtttttaaagaaagactTTTTATGTCATCAGGGTCAGGAGCTCTGTTTAAATTTGTTCTTGTGGTGTTTTGTTCCTTTCCTGTATGACAGGCTGTTCCCATTAAGAGAACAAGGGCTCAACTTCTACGCACATGAACTGACTCAGGACGAGATCAAAGTAAGACATGCAcaagtggacacacacacatatacaaactgTCTATCCTGACATCATTTTTATTGATGTGTTACTGTCAGAGCTGCTTAAGTGATTTTTTTGCACTTCCTCATGACACGAGAGTTAGCCATGGTTGAGTGACAGTTTGTATACTCTGTTTTTCCTGTGATAGAAAACAGAAGGGATATTTTATATGTTAAAGGACGGGTTCACAATGTTTTAAGTCAGTCTTAAAACAGTCATGTGCCTAAATGAACACtcaaacctgtttttcttgctgtaatcattcctcctgttcatactgaccattagaaaatcccttcataatgcacttacaatgtccGTGATGAGTGATTTTTGcactaaatgactgtgtggacacactgtggattttgtcctccatcacttccattgaaaacacatttgaaggagatcttttaatagtcagtatgaacaggaggaataattacacagaggaaaacctctttcattcCATTAATTTGTTGCTTGAAGACAGGCTTGAAAATTGTGAAACTGTCTTTTAAATGACAGTGTACTGAAAGCTGTTGTGTGACCTGAATAGTAAATGGGCTGTTTATATAGAGCTTGTCTTGTCTACTGACtcctcaaagtgctttacatcaCATAGAtctattcatacactgatggaaGAGGCTGttatgcaaggtgccaacctccTCATTTACAGATGTTTCTAAAGCTCACTCAtccgttcacacacacacacacacacacacacacacacacacacacacacacacacacacacacacacacacacacacacacacacacacacaccgagcaATTTGGGGTTGAGTATCTTCCATATTAGGGCTGTTGAGTAAGGGGATCAAACCACAGACCTTCTGATTAGTGAAAGGCCTGCTCCACCTCGTGAGCCGCAGCCCCTCAGCTGCCATCCTTAGCATAGACTCTACAAGTCTGTGGAAGTCTCACTTAGTAGTTAGTGATATTTACTAGCAGTTTTTCCCTGGttaaatatgtttctatttGTGTAAACTTGTCTTTGACCAAACTGATATGTGGTTTTGGTGACCCAACCTTAAATGTGACATGGTAACGTTTAAAATGATTGTACGATTTTGTGCTCCGTCGTGTGATTACCCCAAACGAAGTGACAATGCCAAACACAGAGGTGGTCTTGTACCTGTCGGTGGGTTTCTGATCCGCTGTGTCGAATCCTCTCAGGAATTCCAAAGCACTCGGGAAGCCAAGCGGAGATTCCTGGCAGCCTATTCCCTGATGTTGGACTTCTACGGCCTCAAGCTGCTGGATAAGAGCGGGAATGTTGCTCGGGCTTCCAACTGGCAGGAGCGCTTCCAGCACCTTAATgagtaagcacacacacacacattatgcagCAGCTTAGGGGAATACAATTGCAGCCAGGATTTGTGTGAACTTAACGCTCGGTTGCCAATCGTTGCTTTTGTGTGCTTTAGCGAGGCCATTATTCGAAATCCTGTTCAAACTTAATTGTTTCCTCTATCAGTAGCCAAACaagaaacatgttttaagtCAACAAACAGATGGTTATGGGTAGCTAAAGaggtgaattttttttttgtggtcacTCACATCCTGTTGCTATGTTTCTGTGGCCTGAGAGAGGTTATATCGATTAGTTACCAAGGAACCACCTGAATGTCATATGTCtactttaaagtatttttttctccttgtacCCAGCATGGTCTCACTGCCATTACAATAGCTCCTCGTGTAACAGACCTCCTTTAAACCCTACCATCTGATGCTAATTGTTGCCATTATCCCAAccacatgaaaaacaacaaattcgTTTCCATAAAGCAGCTGTTCAGTACAGTTTTGTTCGCTTCTCTGTCTCTTAATATCCCATCAAATATGCAAGACGACTTTTGCGTCTGGTGATTTGTGGTTTTTAGATCCCACTCGGGCCACATAACCATCAGAAACAAACAATCCTTATTCCTAGCACTGTTTGAATTATGGTTTCTGATTGTtccttttaatttttcttttttgggaataatagtttattttggTTCCCAACCCTTAAATACGATAATACCTCTTCTTGTACTACTAAGACATCGGAGGACGGCCTAAAGAAGTGGCCTTTCATAATGTACAATGGTAATAAAATCCACCTAAAAGTACCTCTAAAGCTCCAATTAACAAGttgtatctcatttgtttaatcgaCCAAAAACAACCAGTCGCCACCATAGAGATTTTAATACTATGCTATTTAGTGGACAGACACAAAAGAGATATTCATTTTCTCATCCAACATTGGGATAACAGTATATTTCccaaaaatgttgaacttttccttcttttactaTCGCgtttaatattatataataataataatttctaagAAAAGTGAGGAAACTTGCATGCATGTCACAAACTTTCACAGATGTCGATGtaataaaaggaataaatgaAAACTGCACACATAATTCCCCCAATATGTCATTATGTTGTGACAAAAGTAGATTTACcctctgctttgtttttcttgaaGGTCCCAGCACAACTATCTGCGGATCACTCGCATCCTGAAGTCCCTGGGCGAGCTCGGCTACGAAGCCTTCAAAGCCCCGCTGGTTCGCCTGTTCCTAGAAGAGTCACTTTGCCACAACACCATTCCCAACATGCAGCACAGTGTCTTGGAGTACTACGTCTACACCATCCGCCTGCCAGCAACCCGCAGGCGCCTGCTACGCTATGCCCGCCAGCACTACAAGCCTGCCCACGCCTTCCTCTGGGGTCCAACACCGAAGAGACGGGGTGGTGCTGGTACTGGAGGTAGCGTGGGTGCTGGAAGTAGTGGAATCAGAGCGCCTGCTCCAACACCAGAACAActgagaaggggggaggaaagcaccacctccacctctgcAAGTAGTGGGATTTTTGTGTCTTCCCATGATGGTGTGGTATTGCAGGACCTGGCTGGAGGAGGACTGCAGGTATGCACAGGACTGGGCTCCAACATGGCTAGACTGGAGGGAACGTTGATGATGGTGGGAGCTAGAGGAGACAGGAATGAGTATAATTAGAttgttcctttgttcctttttttggaGCCATTGTGTTGAATAAGATTTGACTGATACTTGGTTTTGAGCGCAGACACAgcgttttttaaaaaggaaccAATTCAAATgcaatggggggggggggggataattGTTTATGCCAGAATTTGGCAGGGTTATAAAGGTTCTGGAAGACCCCATGGACACTCAAACCCAGGGTTATGACAACAATAGTAAAACATATTCATAGATCTTTAGAATCTGATAAACATGTTATTAGAATCTCTTAAGGTTAAGGGCTTACCATTAACAGCTTTGACATTTCAACTGTATGAGGCATGGTGGGGTGGAAGGACGTATTTTGAGCCAAGCTAAAGAACCTCACCTAGGACGAAATCCCAAAACCATCTAAAACCAGTTGAGAGCCAAATGTGTATTGCAATGCTTTTCCGCACCAGGACTTTGAACACAACTTAGAAGATTGCCTTACTTCATTTTGTGGGCTGGAGCTCTGGCTGATGTGAAATGTGGTTTCTAATACCAGACACCATTTTCGAACCAAAGGTGTCCGCTGATTGGTATTTAGGTCTTAGGGAGCAATGGTCCTGCCTACTCAAACAATGAAGCTGGAGATCCAATGAGCCACAAGCTGGACTGAGCTCACTTTGTACAGGCACTGTAaagttaatattataatatgaaaGGCGAGATcagggagattttttttatttttcaaattctgtaaaagaaacataaggggcagaaaatagaaaaagaatgAGATAAAAAAGGGCAGGGGAGGGCTAGTTTGTAATAGCAATACTTTTAAATCATATCTGCTGAACTTGAAGTTCTGTTGTTAATCTCTGATAATACTAGCAGGCACAATGTAATATTTACCTTTTCTGCAATTTTATTATTCTCTAAAAGTTGATAGTTGTCACTCCTTTTGAAAGTTGTACAGaactgtagagaaaaaaaagatttaatgaCTTGTTAACTATAAAGACAAAGTTAAGTGACAAAGTGACAAGTGTGACTGGCACCATGGAGGAACATGGCTGATGGCCAAATAACAAAAAGTCAAGGGGAAAGATTTCTGCTGTTGTTTAAGGCAAAAGAAGCGGATCTGTTTCAAAATGTAGCTTACATGACATAGTAGTCTATCTTAGTTTTGCTGTAGTGTTGACTCCAAAAAGACAATATCAAACTCTCAACTTGACAACTAGCCAACAGGCTAATTTAGCTTACTAAAAACAATTGGTAGTTTCTGATACAGTAGATACATTTTCTAGTGATAATGTAGCCACATTAGTTAGTATTAACAGAGATGTGGTTAGCTAACTGGTTTAAAAGCTGTCACTATTTTACTAAAGTCAGTTTGAACGTGTTATGTAATTTGAACACTCTTTGCGCTAGCCAAAATGTTAACTTTGCAGAATTGCAGTTCCATTAATTTATGGTGCTTCACTGAACACCAAACCAACACTTAACTTTAGATAGATTGTAAGGTTACAGTaagaaagttgtttttatttacattttttccgACTGTTGTGTTAAAGCCAAAATGCTTCCGTTTTGAACCAACTGTTTGGTGTCATTACTTTTTCAGCACAGTTAGTTTCTTCGTTTTGCATTAAGGAAACTAATCAGTTGAGTAGGTGACTTTGCATTTTATCAACACAACCTGCTGGTGTATAAAGGGCAGCCTGCTATACTTACTTACTTATACAGACTGAGAACagattaaatatgaaaacaatTCCACGTTGAAATGGTAGTTTGAATATCAAATAGAAGGTAATAGCTCTACTCTGGTTTTATAGCTAATGTTGATACTCCACAATCCACAATGCTCCAAGTATATATTGGTGAAATGTTGAATTGTTTCAAATCTTCATGCTGCTCACAGCTGTTATTGGCTGAGAGCAGAATATGCCGCTGGGTGTGATATGTCACTGAACGCCCTCTATACTTAACTCCACACGATGATTGGATGTGTTCTGTGACTGATGTAATGTGATCAGACTGGTGATGTGTGTTGCACTTTTTTGACAATCTGTGTCTTCCTGTTGAAAGTGCTGTAGGTTTCTCCAAATTGCTGATTTAGAAACAAATCTACATTTTCAGGAACTAGCTTCTTCATGAACATGATTGATTCATCTCTGGTATTGTCTTACCTTGCAATATATTTTGGCTAAATAATAAGTGAAATTGTACACCCATGATATAGTATGTATAGTGTTTTCACCAGGCTACATATAGTAGGTAGTGATACTGTTGACTTTATCCCTCTGAATCTGTCAGTTTAAAGCTTCTGGGTGTAAATGAGCAGTATTTTTTTCCACTTAGCTGTCGAAAGCTGGTCTTCAAAAATAATGCCTCCCCTAGAACTGCACTCCTCTCTAAATAAGCATGCATTAATCTACTGAATTAACTCTCCACTGAAAGGCAGGGTTATTATAGCAGCTGTCAAGAAGCTGTGAAGCAGGTTTTACTGCAAGATTTGACTCTTACCTGAGAAGCTGTTAAGTATTATCACATCTTCCTCAGATGTTGACAGCATCACATTTTTGTGttaaatttttattaaaaaggcCAACATTAGCCTGACATCAGGAAGCATGTATCGGTCTTATTCAGTCCGCCGGTAGAGACAGACGTTCGCCTTCCTAGTTGCAGTAGATAGATACCTGTGAAATTAAAAGCCATGCGAGGTGTGAGACAGTACTGGTGCATATGAGCGggatttaaacatttcttcctGACTTTTGTCAGCTGTTCTTCCTGTCGAGTAAGGCCTTACCTATAATTAGCCGACAAGGTCTCTACATTGCTACTCAGCCAAGTGTATCTgatgtaattgtaaaaaaaaaaaaaaaaaaaaacttttcaggTGAATTGTGTGACAACATGGGCTCAATATTTGAATTTCTAGTATATTGTAagtgtacatatatatgtgtgtgtgtgtgtgtgtggatgtgaggGGGGTGTGAGTGCGTATGATATTCTTAAGTGcctcttttgtattttttatgtttatctGTATGCTGTATCTTTCCCAACTTATTTCCTGTACATCCTGTTTTTTGTACAGCATTTTGatatttacattattgtttGCATTACAGTCATATACCATATGAGTATTAATGTACAGATATAGCAGGAATAAATCCCATTAGAGTTGGTTTAGAGGAGAGcttaataatataacaataagaCTTGAAAATGGTTTGTATCTGgcttattaaataaaaatgtgattgttCCGTTCATGATTCACTATGCTTGCTGGATTTCAGAGGATTGTTCAGCATAGACGAGCCACAGTAACTGGACGTTTGCCACTCTTATGCCCTACAATGTGAAATTTGCCACAATTTAACCAAATAAAAATGGGGATGTGGATTAAAAGGAATTTGTCATGTGGAAGTGTTTGAACAAAGTGCGTTGAAGTTCCCTCCTGGAAGCAGAAATAAGAACATTGGTTGAGGTAAACTGAAGTGTATTTGGAGCCAAAAGAACTTAAGTTTGCGTGCTACAGGCTGAACAGATATCACGGTTAAATGAGCTCACAGTTGTGGATTAGACACGCAAAGAGATTCACTTTCAAATACTTAATATAACTAAAGATTATCTCTGACTTGTGAAACCTCAGTAATGTCAGAACCTCTAATCTGACTGAACTGATGCAGTATTAATGTGCATGTCTATGTTGCATGCAATAATAATGTGTGCcgcaaaacaaagaaaaaaaaaagctctgtcAAGACAAAAGCGGATGACAGATGAATGCTTATATAAAACGGATGTTCAAAGAAAAAATCCAAAGCAGAAGTGATACTGAATGTATGAAAACCTGGTGCTAGTGGTATGAAGTGGATGATTATATTAAAAGCTGGAAAGACAAGTGAAGTTTATTGAAACCTAGAAAAACAAACCTTCTCCACATTACAGATAGTTCAGTTTTGACAGTTTGAAAGGAGCATGCTGAGTGAAACTGATGATTACACCTCTGACTGGAaacattattgtcatttgaaaaacacagactgc
This portion of the Scomber japonicus isolate fScoJap1 chromosome 14, fScoJap1.pri, whole genome shotgun sequence genome encodes:
- the ogfrl1 gene encoding opioid growth factor receptor-like protein 1 codes for the protein MGNLLASWRFKEPSTVEECDSTWGSDSESDEPAGEDDSGISETVSPAESDRAAGVPGDTSPQLTDSPESVPKMKRSFYAARDLYKYRHSYPNFRKSREPNEYRNLRFYINKIPLVPDGIYIEEILTKWRGDYDKLEHNHTYIQWLFPLREQGLNFYAHELTQDEIKEFQSTREAKRRFLAAYSLMLDFYGLKLLDKSGNVARASNWQERFQHLNESQHNYLRITRILKSLGELGYEAFKAPLVRLFLEESLCHNTIPNMQHSVLEYYVYTIRLPATRRRLLRYARQHYKPAHAFLWGPTPKRRGGAGTGGSVGAGSSGIRAPAPTPEQLRRGEESTTSTSASSGIFVSSHDGVVLQDLAGGGLQVCTGLGSNMARLEGTLMMVGARGDRNEYN